A window of Streptomyces sp. DG1A-41 contains these coding sequences:
- a CDS encoding helicase-related protein, translating to MELDVVVEPVVHGGGGARARLAVIERLLKPIEKEGGTALVVCNTVGDAQNTYLKLRERFDERSHAQGGSVQLLHARFPGDVREARTREVTQGLGRNGPRPRRRIVVATQVVEQSLDLDADIVISDLAPLSLLLQRAGRCWRHENHWSRHGYPDGRGRPAWASGPRLVVLDPIAGDGKTPPQWGEVYSEHLLSTTSRTLARIKGGTVSIPGDVQDLVEAVHGDNEDFDWNTPGASETKAWAAHKGKDIAERSIAGLLAVPRARSVSALHDLHHLPGEEDEWEISTRLGADSVRLLCAYVHQDGRVTLDLEGEHLLPQAGASAADGTMPVSSVREVMRRTIPVRADWLRDADPDSIAPPKSWTRHPMLADLRVLYQPVQGGSAQAVKVGGKTLRLDKDCGLVRR from the coding sequence ATGGAGCTGGATGTCGTGGTGGAGCCGGTCGTCCACGGCGGTGGAGGTGCCCGGGCCCGGCTGGCGGTGATCGAACGGCTCCTGAAACCGATCGAGAAGGAGGGCGGCACCGCCCTGGTGGTGTGCAACACCGTCGGGGACGCGCAGAACACCTACCTGAAGCTCCGTGAACGCTTCGACGAGCGCTCCCACGCACAGGGCGGAAGCGTGCAGCTGCTGCACGCCCGTTTCCCCGGCGACGTGCGTGAAGCCCGCACAAGGGAGGTCACGCAAGGGCTGGGCCGCAACGGTCCGCGTCCGCGGCGCCGGATCGTGGTGGCCACCCAGGTCGTCGAGCAGTCGCTTGATCTTGATGCCGACATCGTCATCAGCGATCTCGCTCCGCTGTCCCTGCTGCTGCAGCGGGCCGGGCGGTGCTGGCGGCACGAGAACCACTGGTCCCGGCACGGCTACCCCGACGGCCGCGGCCGCCCGGCCTGGGCGAGCGGGCCGCGTCTGGTGGTGCTCGACCCGATCGCGGGCGACGGGAAGACGCCCCCGCAGTGGGGCGAGGTGTACTCCGAGCACCTCCTTTCCACCACCTCCCGCACTCTCGCCCGGATCAAGGGCGGGACCGTCTCCATCCCGGGCGACGTACAGGACCTGGTCGAAGCCGTCCACGGGGACAACGAGGACTTCGACTGGAACACCCCGGGCGCCAGCGAGACCAAAGCTTGGGCGGCCCACAAGGGCAAGGACATCGCGGAACGCAGCATCGCCGGCCTCCTCGCCGTCCCGCGCGCGCGGAGCGTCTCGGCGCTGCACGACCTGCATCATCTGCCCGGCGAAGAGGACGAGTGGGAGATCTCCACCCGACTCGGCGCCGACTCGGTGCGACTGCTGTGCGCCTACGTGCACCAGGACGGCCGCGTAACCCTGGACCTGGAGGGTGAGCACCTGCTTCCCCAGGCCGGCGCGTCCGCCGCGGACGGCACGATGCCGGTCTCGTCCGTGCGGGAGGTGATGCGCCGCACCATCCCGGTCCGCGCCGACTGGCTCAGGGACGCCGATCCCGACAGCATCGCCCCACCGAAGTCGTGGACGCGGCACCCGATGCTCGCAGACCTGCGTGTGCTGTACCAGCCCGTGCAGGGCGGAAGCGCCCAGGCGGTGAAGGTCGGCGGCAAGACACTGCGGCTGGACAAGGACTGCGGTCTGGTGCGCCGCTGA
- the casA gene encoding type I-E CRISPR-associated protein Cse1/CasA, which produces MTVSGGFDLRIEPWIPVRLLTGGSACVGLCELFKRAHEIEDVEIPVPPAAAGLMRILAPIAARIAADGGDRLDDPDVAEDIDDWFDLRERVLKAGRFDSRAVDAYFGRTDLVGRFDLFHPERPFLQDPRLMAECVDAKGSPNPSGVNKLVMGRPTGINGAVLFGHFTDTAPVPVPAAEAAWHLIAQLYYGPSGQCTPRRITGERAGSGDAAPLRKSVSYFPWGPELFTTLVLAVPSPQVEVDWEAEDACPWEEDLRAPLEALPPVTWPGRMLTGRFRHAALLVSSEGGRSVTDAYLTWSTHELPQKVQDPYQILDRRKDGDFQPREADGARALWRDLDSLLLKDSRQDARRPPALEHLPRWLLPRLRVRAYGFDQDGQQKDSVWFRATSPQVLQWQEENDPEMAYYVKRCHSAAEQAGDRLDFAARIAWKIATDSSVDPSPKAKIKLDARKPGPWACAALTRYWQAAETQFWRLTEPGRTTGRVDRPFVDAALAALDEAIGQASRADIRVARARHRARGLLLALLQPSVSD; this is translated from the coding sequence ATGACGGTGAGTGGGGGATTCGACCTGCGGATCGAGCCGTGGATTCCGGTGCGTCTGCTGACCGGAGGGTCGGCGTGCGTGGGCTTGTGCGAGTTGTTCAAGCGGGCGCATGAGATCGAGGATGTGGAGATCCCGGTGCCGCCGGCGGCGGCGGGCTTGATGCGGATTCTGGCGCCGATCGCGGCGAGGATCGCCGCCGATGGCGGGGACCGGCTGGATGATCCGGACGTCGCGGAAGACATCGACGACTGGTTCGATCTGCGGGAGCGTGTCCTGAAGGCTGGCCGGTTCGATTCGCGGGCGGTGGACGCCTACTTCGGCCGCACGGATTTGGTGGGCCGGTTCGACCTGTTCCATCCCGAGCGGCCGTTCCTGCAGGATCCCCGCCTGATGGCGGAGTGTGTGGATGCGAAGGGGTCGCCGAACCCGTCCGGGGTGAACAAGCTGGTGATGGGACGGCCCACGGGCATCAACGGGGCGGTGTTGTTCGGGCATTTCACCGACACCGCGCCCGTGCCGGTACCGGCCGCCGAGGCGGCTTGGCATCTGATCGCGCAGTTGTACTACGGCCCGTCCGGGCAGTGCACGCCCCGCCGGATCACGGGTGAGCGTGCGGGCAGCGGTGATGCGGCCCCGCTGCGCAAGTCCGTCTCCTACTTTCCGTGGGGGCCGGAGCTGTTCACCACGCTGGTGCTGGCCGTGCCGAGCCCCCAGGTTGAGGTCGACTGGGAGGCGGAGGACGCGTGCCCGTGGGAGGAGGATCTCCGCGCCCCTCTGGAGGCTTTGCCGCCGGTGACGTGGCCGGGCCGGATGCTGACGGGCCGGTTCCGTCATGCCGCGCTGCTCGTGTCGTCCGAGGGCGGCCGGTCGGTGACGGATGCCTACCTCACCTGGTCGACGCACGAGCTGCCGCAGAAGGTGCAGGACCCATACCAGATCCTCGATCGGCGCAAGGACGGCGACTTCCAGCCGCGGGAGGCCGACGGGGCGCGGGCCTTGTGGCGGGATCTGGACTCGCTGCTGCTGAAGGACAGCCGTCAGGACGCCCGGCGCCCTCCGGCTCTGGAGCACCTGCCCAGGTGGCTGCTGCCGCGGCTGCGGGTGCGCGCCTACGGCTTCGACCAGGACGGGCAGCAAAAGGACAGTGTCTGGTTCCGGGCGACGAGTCCGCAGGTCCTGCAGTGGCAGGAGGAGAACGATCCGGAGATGGCCTATTACGTCAAGCGCTGTCACAGTGCTGCGGAGCAGGCCGGTGACCGGCTGGACTTCGCTGCGAGGATCGCCTGGAAGATCGCCACCGACAGCAGTGTCGACCCATCACCGAAGGCCAAGATCAAGCTGGATGCCCGCAAGCCCGGCCCGTGGGCTTGTGCCGCGCTGACGCGGTACTGGCAGGCCGCGGAGACACAGTTCTGGCGGCTCACCGAGCCCGGCCGCACCACAGGCCGGGTGGACAGGCCGTTCGTCGACGCAGCCCTTGCCGCTCTGGATGAGGCCATCGGCCAGGCCAGCCGTGCGGACATCCGGGTGGCGCGCGCCCGTCACCGCGCCCGCGGCCTCCTTCTGGCACTGCTGCAGCCGTCCGTATCCGACTGA
- the casB gene encoding type I-E CRISPR-associated protein Cse2/CasB: protein MTDSAPAAPAPPTSSSARPSDRFVAYVHRVCASTQTRAALRRGLGLPVERCNYVHRYLVPWLRDHDDQHHVDVRRAYYAVASLIAARPRSARDTTPDDSASVSWYERSNLGASLGQAVAKGVMKANSAESALHLMARQSSDAIHPGLPALVRQLQSGGITLDWAVLLEDLAWWNRSRDRIATRWLESYFRTAAGTSDPAPFDSVMENDR, encoded by the coding sequence ATGACCGATTCTGCGCCGGCGGCTCCTGCTCCGCCGACCTCCTCAAGTGCCCGTCCCTCGGACCGGTTCGTCGCCTACGTGCACCGCGTGTGCGCCTCCACGCAGACTCGTGCCGCCCTGCGGCGCGGGCTCGGGCTGCCGGTGGAGCGGTGCAACTACGTGCACCGCTATCTGGTGCCGTGGCTGCGTGACCACGACGACCAGCACCATGTTGATGTCCGGCGGGCGTACTACGCGGTGGCCTCACTGATTGCCGCACGTCCCCGCTCGGCCCGCGACACCACGCCCGACGACAGCGCGTCCGTCTCCTGGTACGAGCGTTCCAACCTGGGTGCCTCGCTCGGCCAGGCCGTCGCCAAGGGCGTGATGAAGGCGAACTCCGCCGAAAGCGCTCTTCACCTGATGGCCCGCCAGAGCAGCGACGCCATCCACCCGGGCCTGCCCGCCCTTGTCCGCCAGCTCCAGTCCGGCGGCATCACCCTCGACTGGGCGGTCCTCCTGGAGGACCTCGCCTGGTGGAACCGCAGCCGCGACCGCATCGCCACCCGCTGGCTCGAAAGCTACTTCCGCACCGCCGCCGGCACGAGCGACCCCGCCCCCTTCGATTCCGTTATGGAGAACGACCGATGA
- the cas5e gene encoding type I-E CRISPR-associated protein Cas5/CasD, with product MDRYQELRLTVRVDRPGVRLVDYRTAGGGFPKDRTAATSGGSNKGAAVITRRHYLSDAVFVVAVTAADETVERLAGALSRPHWAPYLGRRSCVPDEPFLLRRHVDDPEEELRTRVPLSRTAPPAKDGDGPEAGTIPVEFLLEQPPPPAVRENLRRSTSSTSTTHR from the coding sequence TTGGACCGCTACCAGGAGCTGCGGCTCACCGTGCGCGTGGACCGGCCGGGCGTCCGGCTCGTCGACTACCGCACCGCCGGCGGCGGATTCCCCAAGGACCGCACCGCCGCTACCAGCGGAGGCAGCAACAAAGGCGCCGCCGTCATCACCCGACGCCACTACCTGTCCGACGCGGTGTTCGTCGTCGCCGTCACCGCAGCCGACGAGACCGTCGAGCGCCTCGCCGGTGCCCTGAGCCGCCCGCACTGGGCGCCCTACCTGGGCCGCCGCTCCTGCGTCCCCGACGAGCCGTTCCTCCTGCGCCGCCACGTCGACGACCCCGAGGAAGAACTCCGCACCCGGGTGCCGCTCAGCCGCACCGCACCACCAGCCAAGGACGGCGACGGGCCGGAAGCCGGGACGATCCCCGTGGAATTCCTCCTCGAACAGCCACCACCCCCAGCAGTCCGGGAGAACCTGCGCCGGTCGACGTCATCGACGTCAACGACGCACCGGTGA
- a CDS encoding type I-E CRISPR-associated protein Cas6/Cse3/CasE, translating into MRHSLLRYDGTATVTDPDALEDAVIHGIGRCKPYGAGLLSLAPATTA; encoded by the coding sequence ATGCGGCATAGCCTGCTCCGCTACGACGGCACCGCCACCGTCACCGACCCCGACGCCCTTGAAGACGCCGTCATCCACGGCATCGGACGGTGCAAACCGTACGGCGCGGGACTGCTCAGCCTCGCCCCCGCAACAACCGCGTGA